GCAGGCGTTCGATGGCATAGGCCGCCAGCACCGCTGCCAACAGCGACAGGAAAGTGGCGGCCGTCGAGATGATGAGAGTGTTGAGCAGCCAACCAGGATAAGAGGTCTCAAACAACAGATAACGTATGTGCTGCAATGTCGGATGAACAACCCAGAATGGGTTGTAGTACACGTAGTCGGTCATCTCGGCATTCGGCTTAATGGCTGTGACCGTCATCCAGTAGAAGGGGAACAGGAGTACGATCATGAACACCAGCAGCGGCAGGTAGATCGTCACCACCCGGCGGGGCACACTTTGCAGGTAGCCCATGCCCCCTTCGTCGGTATCAACGCGCCCGGCTTGCTTGATCGCGGCCATGTTCAGTCTCCGCCGCCTTGCTGCCATCTGCGCCGTTGCAAGCCGAAATAGCTGAACAGGATCGCCGCCAGCAGGAAGGGGATCATGGCTACGGCGATCGCCGCGCCCTCTCCGAGTTGGCCCCCAGCAATGCCGCGTTGGAAAGATAATGTCGCCATCAGATGCGTGGCGTTCACCGGGCCGCCACGAGTGAGCACATAGATCAGTTGGAAATCGGTGAAGGTGAAGAGCACCGAGAAGGTCATGGTGATGGCAATGATCGGCGTCAGCAGCGGCAGGGTCACGTAGCGGAACAACTGCCAACGGCTGGCCCCGTCGAGGGTGGCGGCCTCGTAGAGCGATTGCGGGATGGTCTGCAGGCCGGCGAGCAGAGTGATGGCGACGAATGGAATGCCGCGCCAGACATTGGCCGCGATCACCGAGGCGCGCGCATTGGTTGGGTCGCCGAGGAAGTTGATGCGATGGTCGAAAAGTCCCATCTGCTGCAGCGCCCATGACAGGATCGAGAACTGCGAATCGTAGATCCACCAGAAGGCGATGGCCGAAAGCACCGTCGGCACCACCCAGGGCAGCAGCACCACCGCGCGAAAGAACGACTTGAAGGGCAGGTTCTCGTTGAGGATGAGCGCCAGCCAGAGCCCGAGCATGAATTTCAGGATCGAAGCGCTGACCGTGTAGAGCAGCGTGTTGAAGACTGAGAGCCAGAAGACGCTGTCGCTCCACAGGTACTCATAATTCTCAATGCCGATGAAGATGCCTGGGCGGCCAATGCGGGCGTCAGTGAAACCAAGCCAGACGCCGAGCCCAAGCGGGTAAGTCAGGAAGACCAGCAACAGCGCAGCCGCTGGCAACATGAAGCCGAAGCCGAGGGTATTTCGGCTTTCCGACAGACGCGACAGGATTGATTGGCGCGGCCGAACCGCAGCTGACGTCACGGCCATGGTCGGCTCCTCATGAGGTCGGGTGCATGGCGGCGCAAGCCGCCGTCCGAAACCGAGCCGGGCAGCACGGTCGACCGCCCGGCTCAGCTGTGGTCATACGCGATAGTAGCGGTTGGCGCGCTTTTCCGCCTCTTCCATCGCTTCCTGCGGCGCGGCCTGCCCGGTCACGGCTTTGGCGAACATGTCGACAAGAACATAGTCGGCCATGGTGGCGGCCGAGGCGTAGCCAAGCGGCCCCGCATAGCCGTTGGGACGTAGCGTCTCCGAGGCCTTCGCGTAGGCCGCGTTGTTCGGATCGGCCTTCCAAACCGGATTGTTGGCGAAGGATTTGAGCGTCTGGCAGCAGTAGCCCGCCGAGGAGGTGATCCAATCCGACATTTGCGGATCCTCGAACATGAACTGCAGATAGGCCTTCGCCGCGTTGGGGTAGGGCGTGTAGTTGAAAATGACGGCTGTGGTCACCTGGAACAGCTCGACGGATTTCCCGACCGGACCGATCGGCATGTTGGTCGTGCGCATGTCCTTGGCGATCTCGGTCAGCTTCGGATCATTGTCCTTGTTGACCTTGGCCGTGTTGTAGACGGAAATCCCGTTGGCGATGACGCTCACTTCGCCGGCCAGGAAGGCGCGGTTGTTGTTGACGTCGAGCCAGCTCTCGGTGCCGGGAATGAAGGTCTTGTAAAGCTCCTGTGCATACTGAATCGCCTTGAGCGTCTCGGGGCTGTTGATCGTGACCTTGCCTTGCTCGTCGACCATCTGGCCGCCATGGCTCCACAGCAGCCAATGCGCATAGTTGTTGCCGTCGCCGACTCCGTGGCCATGCGTGAAGCCGGCAGGATGACCTTTGGCCTTGAGCGCCTTGCAGAGTTCGAGGAAGCCGGCTGTGTCCTTCGGAAACTCCGAGAAACCGGCCTCCTTCACCCAACTTTCGCGGTAGACGATGGCGTTGCCGATGGTGGCCAGAGGCAGGCCAATGAACTTGCCCTCGCGCGTCGCATACTGTTTCGGCCCATCGTACCAGCCGCCATATTTCTTCCCGAGATAATCGCCCAGTTCCGTCACGTTGAGAAGCTTGTCAGGGTACTGGTGCGGATCGTCGAACCAGACGAACATCAGGTCCGGACCTGAGCCGACATTCGCTGCGACCGCAGCCTTGGGGCGAATGTCTTCCCAGCTCTCCTTGTCGACACGGACCTCTACCCCCGTCATTTCGGTGAACCGTTTGGTGTTCTTCAACCACTGGTCCTCGTCACCCTGCACGAAAGGCGACCAGCGCAGGAGCCTCAGCTTTGCGCCATCCTCCGGTTTGTACTTCAAAGCCTCCTGGGCAAAGGCCGGAGAGCCAACGAACTGGCCCCCTAACATGCCGGCGGCGGCGCCGGCGGTCGTGCGGATCACGTCGCGTCTGGTGAATTTCATGCTCGTTTCCTCCTGTCTCTTCGTTGCGTGTCGCCTACCGCTGCGAGGGCTTATCGATGCGCTTGCCGGTTTCGCCGTGAAAGAGATGAACGTGATCAGGCTCGACCGACAGTTGGATGGTTTCTCCAGGCGTGAAGGAATGACGTTCCCGGAAATTGGCAACGATATCCTCACCTCCCGCCGTCCGGCCGATGATCTGTACTTCAGAACCGGTAGGCTCGATCACCACCACGGTGACTGGAATGCCATTGTCGGCCAGCCGCAAATGTTCGGGCCGTATCCCCAGCACGACGGGCTCGCCATTGCCGATGGAGAACGGCGCGGGCAAAGTCACCGAAATCCCTCCTTCGCCCTGGAACCGCGGCGTGCCTTCAGTCAGGATTGTTCCCTTGAGCATGTTCATGGCGGGAGAACCAATGAAGCTTGCCACGAACAGGTTGTTCGGCCGGTCGTATAGATCTAGCGGCGGCCCGATCTGTTCGACCATGCCGTCGTGCATGACCACGATCTTATCTGCCATGGTCATGGCCTCGATCTGGTCATGCGTGACATACACCGTCGTGGTCTTCAGCCGCTGGTGCAACTCCTTGATCTCGGCGCGCATCTGCACTCTGAGCTTGGCATCGAGGTTGCTGAGCGGTTCATCAAACAGGAACACCTGCGGATTGCGAACGATGGCGCGGCCCATGGCGACGCGTTGACGTTGGCCGCCTGAGAGCTGCCGCGGATAGCGCGACAGCAGCGGAACCAGCCCGAGGATTTCGGCTGCCCGCTTAACACCTTTATCGCTATCCGCCTTCGGAACACCTTTGAGCATGAGCGAGAACGCCATGTTCTCCGCAACCGTCATATGCGGATAGAGCGCGTAATTCTGAAAGACCATGGCCACGTCGCGTTCCTTCGGAGCAACGTCATTGACGATCCGGCTGCCGATCGAGATATGGCCGCGCGAAATCTTTTCCAGGCCGGCAATCATCCGCAGAAGCGTCGATTTCCCGCAGCCGGACGGTCCGACCAACGTAACGAACTCGCCGTCATCTATATCGACGCTGACGGCATGCAGGACCTCGGTGGCCCCGAACGATTTGTAGACATCGCCAATCGCGACAGACGCCATCGAATTCCTCCCGATGGTCCCTGCGACTTGTCGCGGGGAGCCGTTTTTATCAGGCGTGGCTTGAAACGGATGCCGGTGCGGCGATCCACCACTGGCGTCGGCGACGTCTGCCCCAGATTTCCTCCCCCCGGGGTCACGCGACTTCGAAACGGTAGCGCTACCAAATCCGCCTGTAAAGCGGCCATGTACAAACCACCAGCAGCCCTCGACCGGTATGGTCGACCAAGAATATGGTTGAAGG
This region of Mesorhizobium sp. M2A.F.Ca.ET.046.03.2.1 genomic DNA includes:
- the ugpC gene encoding sn-glycerol-3-phosphate ABC transporter ATP-binding protein UgpC; the protein is MASVAIGDVYKSFGATEVLHAVSVDIDDGEFVTLVGPSGCGKSTLLRMIAGLEKISRGHISIGSRIVNDVAPKERDVAMVFQNYALYPHMTVAENMAFSLMLKGVPKADSDKGVKRAAEILGLVPLLSRYPRQLSGGQRQRVAMGRAIVRNPQVFLFDEPLSNLDAKLRVQMRAEIKELHQRLKTTTVYVTHDQIEAMTMADKIVVMHDGMVEQIGPPLDLYDRPNNLFVASFIGSPAMNMLKGTILTEGTPRFQGEGGISVTLPAPFSIGNGEPVVLGIRPEHLRLADNGIPVTVVVIEPTGSEVQIIGRTAGGEDIVANFRERHSFTPGETIQLSVEPDHVHLFHGETGKRIDKPSQR
- a CDS encoding ABC transporter substrate-binding protein; its protein translation is MKFTRRDVIRTTAGAAAGMLGGQFVGSPAFAQEALKYKPEDGAKLRLLRWSPFVQGDEDQWLKNTKRFTEMTGVEVRVDKESWEDIRPKAAVAANVGSGPDLMFVWFDDPHQYPDKLLNVTELGDYLGKKYGGWYDGPKQYATREGKFIGLPLATIGNAIVYRESWVKEAGFSEFPKDTAGFLELCKALKAKGHPAGFTHGHGVGDGNNYAHWLLWSHGGQMVDEQGKVTINSPETLKAIQYAQELYKTFIPGTESWLDVNNNRAFLAGEVSVIANGISVYNTAKVNKDNDPKLTEIAKDMRTTNMPIGPVGKSVELFQVTTAVIFNYTPYPNAAKAYLQFMFEDPQMSDWITSSAGYCCQTLKSFANNPVWKADPNNAAYAKASETLRPNGYAGPLGYASAATMADYVLVDMFAKAVTGQAAPQEAMEEAEKRANRYYRV
- a CDS encoding sugar ABC transporter permease, which codes for MAVTSAAVRPRQSILSRLSESRNTLGFGFMLPAAALLLVFLTYPLGLGVWLGFTDARIGRPGIFIGIENYEYLWSDSVFWLSVFNTLLYTVSASILKFMLGLWLALILNENLPFKSFFRAVVLLPWVVPTVLSAIAFWWIYDSQFSILSWALQQMGLFDHRINFLGDPTNARASVIAANVWRGIPFVAITLLAGLQTIPQSLYEAATLDGASRWQLFRYVTLPLLTPIIAITMTFSVLFTFTDFQLIYVLTRGGPVNATHLMATLSFQRGIAGGQLGEGAAIAVAMIPFLLAAILFSYFGLQRRRWQQGGGD